One window of the Salminus brasiliensis chromosome 1, fSalBra1.hap2, whole genome shotgun sequence genome contains the following:
- the LOC140537147 gene encoding uncharacterized protein, giving the protein MGNYRTKLSRSGCDEVAVNSGKRSRNNPESESPHCNIKRPRRAEVNYLPNFPRGEDASSLERLRVQVVEEVSKMDKNLQMIERLMQTTYALRRKQIIADNPSQSVKDLLENWSALRIESQVCAEFHRITNINLRSKFYAELDKHTPRLLAVYRQKAARTGKTAEALRSIFSAYDLLEQCDVNHRRTAALRALPVFLCEDDSAFFRTWNTEKESEPDIADLAVGLLTMVNEDPSSPVQFSPARIAIVLEGDIVLNDLSYLADAFLMLLGLMYALNICYPKKLIHTFHFIQKVIMGLDDFKPLTPRLLNLKNDLLGRV; this is encoded by the exons ATGGGTAACTATCGCACCAAGCTGAGCAGGTCTGGATGTGATGAGGTGGCTGTTAACTCTGGTAAGAGGAGCCGAAATAACCCAGAGAGTGAGTCACCCCACTGCAACATCAAAAGACCTCGTCGAGCAGAGGTGAACTATCTACCAAATTTCCCAAGAGGAGAGGATGCCTCAAGTCTGGAGCGACTAAGAGTGCAAGTGGTAGAAGAAGTATCAAAGATGGATAAAAATCTACAGATGATAGAGAGACTAATGCAAACTACATATGCATTACGCCGGAAACAAATAATTGCCGACAACCCATCCCAATCTGTCAAGGACCTTCTGGAAAATTGGTCTGCGCTTCGAATAGAGTCACAG GTTTGTGCAGAATTTCACAGGATCACAAATATCAACTTGCGAAGCAAGTTCTATGCAGAGTTGGACAAACATACACCGAGGTTATTGGCTGTCTACCGGCAGAAGGCTGCACGTACTGGCAAGACTGCGGAAGCTCTGAGGAGCATATTTAGTGCTTATGATCTTCTG GAGCAATGTGATGTAAACCACAGACGTACTGCTGCGCTTCGAGCCCTCCCTGTGTTCCTTTGTGAAGATGACTCTGCTTTTTTCAGGACTTGGAAC actgagaaagagagtgaaccGGACATCGCAGACTTGGCAGTTGGTCTTCTCACCATGGTGAATGAAGACCCAAGTTCCCCTGTTCAATTCAGCCCTGCAAGGATTGCCATTGTGCTGGAAGGTGACATTGTGCTGAATGACCTTTCTTATTTGGCTGATGCTTTTCTCATGTTACTTGGTTTAATGTATGCATTAAACATCTGCTATCCAAAAAAACTGATCCACACCTTCCACTTCATTCAGAAAGTCATTATGGGCTTGGATGACTTTAAACCACTAACACCCAGGCTGCTAAATCTAAAAAATGATCTGCTAGGGAGGGTGTAA